Proteins from one Borreliella valaisiana VS116 genomic window:
- a CDS encoding DUF685 domain-containing protein, with translation MPNSSSIQKTPISKQLLGVPSDFTHGRSFAFGPTLYSYEYKDKSITIKMENSDTATLVFYKYNDNYPIYLDIELDVEHYNNITTKAVYLKYNDETEKSMVYEQSYSPRGLSSRVPIYKG, from the coding sequence ATGCCTAATTCAAGCAGCATTCAAAAAACACCAATTTCTAAACAATTACTGGGAGTACCGTCTGATTTTACGCATGGTAGAAGTTTTGCTTTTGGGCCCACACTTTATTCATATGAATATAAAGATAAATCAATAACTATCAAAATGGAAAACTCCGATACCGCTACTCTTGTTTTTTATAAATATAATGATAATTATCCTATTTATCTTGATATTGAGCTTGATGTAGAACACTATAACAATATAACTACTAAAGCGGTATATCTAAAGTATAACGATGAAACTGAAAAAAGCATGGTTTATGAACAATCCTATTCCCCACGAGGACTATCTAGTAGAGTTCCTATTTACAAAGGATAG
- a CDS encoding BlyA family holin → MDIKITELLINLNEIKLIAVMIFVTVLVLGRLILLKPLLKDILSIVIGEIFRNGNGNNHIKKRD, encoded by the coding sequence ATGGATATTAAAATAACAGAACTTCTAATTAATTTAAACGAAATAAAACTTATAGCCGTAATGATTTTTGTAACAGTGCTAGTTCTAGGGAGGTTGATTCTTCTAAAACCACTACTAAAAGACATATTATCTATAGTAATAGGTGAGATTTTTAGAAATGGAAATGGCAATAATCATATTAAAAAAAGAGATTAA
- a CDS encoding BlyB family putative holin accessory protein, which yields MKLSKDNLEIGLTSISTLIDVFSKFEDEFDEIAHKGFFLVYELYSHYKLIYKANMERLENTLTPTIAETLAPLNEKINQCIDLINSNEKNLKISNNLKFNKEGKPIYQEGANNAK from the coding sequence GTGAAATTATCTAAAGACAATCTTGAGATTGGACTTACATCCATATCAACCCTTATTGACGTATTCTCTAAATTTGAAGATGAATTTGACGAAATTGCACATAAAGGATTTTTTTTGGTTTATGAATTATATTCTCATTATAAATTAATCTATAAAGCAAATATGGAAAGACTTGAGAATACATTAACTCCAACAATAGCTGAAACACTAGCTCCATTGAATGAGAAAATCAATCAATGTATTGATCTGATTAATTCTAATGAAAAAAATCTAAAAATATCCAATAATTTAAAATTCAACAAAGAAGGAAAACCTATCTATCAAGAAGGAGCAAATAATGCAAAATAA
- a CDS encoding Mlp family lipoprotein — translation MKIINVLFCLFLLILNSCNANDNDTFKNKNQPIEPQQAKNKEKYNLGQKELQKGVLKKPQKEIPKSREDLLKEKLTDDQKIRLDWLKTALTGEGEFDRFLQHDENKIKIALDHIKTELDKCKGKQTAAEQEAIFKGIVQGSLHGNDINQVQQAICLCDIYP, via the coding sequence ATGAAAATTATCAATGTATTATTTTGTTTATTTTTACTAATATTAAACAGCTGCAATGCTAATGATAACGACACTTTTAAAAACAAAAATCAACCTATTGAGCCCCAACAAGCAAAAAATAAGGAAAAATATAATTTGGGACAAAAAGAACTACAAAAAGGGGTCCTAAAAAAGCCACAAAAAGAAATCCCAAAGTCTAGAGAAGACCTTCTTAAAGAAAAACTGACTGACGATCAAAAAATACGCCTTGATTGGTTAAAAACCGCCCTGACTGGTGAAGGAGAATTTGACAGATTTTTACAACATGATGAAAACAAAATAAAAATAGCACTTGACCACATAAAAACTGAACTTGATAAATGCAAGGGAAAACAAACTGCTGCTGAACAGGAAGCCATTTTCAAAGGTATAGTTCAAGGGTCACTTCACGGTAATGATATAAATCAAGTACAACAAGCAATTTGTTTGTGCGACATTTATCCGTAA
- a CDS encoding plasmid maintenance protein: MSIPINKKSPNCYNKHQHKLIVLISTLDYINKKYPKYTQSIILYCFNKNLKRNGQNPIKLKTLQNYLYELEKKLKVTTNYYKHMGVNCGTEIYYKLNYQKKECYPKINKFFLGKKHSRFGKRVEIGLKEKFNKNGSVDFKECLSNKNNNIKEEKNKKIEKFQIIKYANKCNFKYKEILPFILNLDFNKDAKIKMLKVSKIIEIKLLKSKNLFLNQSFFKEKQKKLKEIIENTKKQLEKNGYNVEQLETEFKKIYENYKNKPHFIIEHQKYNDLGKITFKLEKSIELKKENSQKDCENMKKNIFNILIERLKEKANIEIIKPIIKTYLNSKKKLEYNKVFGTYHDELLELIKNENNSLILKKVI, translated from the coding sequence ATGTCAATACCAATCAATAAAAAAAGTCCAAATTGCTACAACAAGCATCAACATAAACTAATAGTTCTTATTTCAACACTAGACTACATAAACAAAAAATATCCAAAATATACCCAAAGTATCATACTCTATTGCTTTAACAAAAACCTAAAAAGAAATGGTCAAAATCCCATTAAGCTAAAAACACTGCAAAATTATCTTTACGAATTAGAAAAAAAGCTAAAAGTCACAACAAACTACTACAAACATATGGGGGTAAATTGTGGTACTGAAATTTACTATAAACTTAATTATCAAAAAAAAGAGTGTTACCCCAAGATAAACAAATTCTTTTTAGGAAAAAAACACTCAAGGTTTGGAAAAAGAGTTGAAATAGGCCTTAAAGAGAAATTTAATAAAAATGGGAGTGTAGATTTTAAGGAGTGTTTAAGTAATAAAAATAATAATATAAAAGAAGAAAAGAATAAAAAGATAGAAAAGTTTCAAATAATAAAATATGCCAATAAATGTAACTTTAAATATAAAGAAATTCTTCCTTTTATTTTAAATTTAGATTTTAATAAAGACGCGAAAATTAAAATGCTTAAAGTCTCAAAAATAATTGAGATTAAACTACTAAAAAGCAAAAATTTATTTTTAAATCAATCTTTCTTTAAAGAAAAACAAAAAAAATTAAAAGAAATAATAGAAAATACCAAAAAACAATTAGAAAAAAACGGATACAATGTTGAACAATTGGAAACAGAATTTAAAAAAATATATGAAAACTACAAAAATAAGCCACATTTTATTATTGAACATCAAAAATATAACGATTTAGGCAAAATAACGTTTAAATTAGAAAAATCGATTGAATTGAAAAAAGAAAATTCACAAAAAGATTGTGAGAATATGAAGAAAAACATTTTTAATATACTTATTGAACGGCTAAAAGAAAAGGCAAATATTGAAATTATAAAGCCAATTATAAAAACTTATTTGAACAGCAAAAAGAAATTAGAATATAATAAAGTATTTGGTACATATCATGATGAATTATTAGAATTAATAAAAAATGAAAATAATTCTTTAATTCTAAAAAAAGTTATATGA
- a CDS encoding DUF226 domain-containing protein: MKSAPEPTKKGKCKVECQNKERFILIEKENGKAMYHTKIMMDVYKFGVYEKKNEFRVSLRALHNGERIVEETHLYPIKEGDKFIGIFYGFRKPIKKAFVKYETNGNRKSYGFARAYYMEVRFKAGSVFFYFKGLYRLLDKQRMNNHYNKILFSMFTDLEKQVYEFYGKKYPEQGPLTKWIIKNLK; this comes from the coding sequence ATGAAAAGTGCACCAGAACCTACAAAAAAAGGAAAATGTAAAGTTGAATGCCAAAATAAAGAACGATTTATTTTGATTGAAAAAGAAAATGGCAAAGCAATGTACCATACAAAAATAATGATGGACGTTTATAAATTCGGAGTTTATGAGAAAAAAAATGAATTTCGAGTATCATTAAGAGCCTTGCATAATGGAGAAAGAATTGTTGAAGAAACGCATTTATACCCCATTAAAGAAGGAGATAAATTTATTGGAATTTTTTATGGTTTTAGAAAACCAATAAAAAAGGCTTTTGTAAAGTATGAAACAAACGGAAATAGAAAATCTTATGGATTTGCAAGGGCATATTATATGGAAGTTAGATTTAAAGCGGGCAGTGTTTTTTTCTACTTTAAGGGATTATACCGCTTGCTAGATAAACAGAGAATGAATAACCACTACAATAAAATATTATTTAGTATGTTTACAGATTTAGAAAAACAAGTATATGAATTTTATGGGAAAAAATACCCGGAACAAGGACCACTAACAAAATGGATAATAAAAAACCTAAAATAA
- a CDS encoding ParA family protein yields the protein MDNKKPKIITIASLKGGVGKSTTSIILATLLSKSKKILLIDIDTQASITSFYFNNIQNKNFNLENSNIYEILREGALEIRDVIINIDNNLDLIPSYLSLHKFNQEAIPFKELRLKKKLESIQDNYDYIIIDTPPSLDFSLTNALVSSQYVLVPITAEKWSVESLDLLEFYSRKIGTNAPIFILVTRFKKNNTHKQLLDILQLREDYLGIISEREDLNRRIAENDQFDLNKDYVCEYKKILECFLNKMQVTPSFGWRI from the coding sequence ATGGATAATAAAAAACCTAAAATAATAACAATTGCCAGTCTTAAAGGCGGTGTAGGAAAAAGCACAACTTCAATAATTCTTGCTACACTTTTATCAAAGTCAAAAAAAATTCTTTTGATAGATATAGATACGCAAGCATCAATAACTAGTTTTTATTTTAATAATATACAAAATAAAAATTTTAATTTGGAAAATTCCAATATATATGAAATTTTAAGAGAAGGCGCTTTAGAAATAAGAGATGTTATTATAAATATTGATAATAATTTAGATCTAATACCTAGTTATTTAAGTTTACATAAATTTAATCAAGAAGCAATTCCATTTAAAGAATTAAGATTAAAAAAGAAGTTAGAATCCATACAAGACAATTATGATTATATAATCATAGATACTCCACCAAGTTTAGACTTCAGTTTGACAAACGCTTTAGTAAGTAGTCAATATGTTTTAGTACCAATAACTGCTGAAAAATGGTCAGTTGAGAGTTTAGATCTTTTAGAGTTTTATTCAAGAAAAATAGGAACAAATGCGCCAATTTTTATATTAGTAACACGATTTAAAAAAAACAATACTCACAAACAACTACTAGACATTTTACAATTAAGAGAAGATTATTTAGGAATCATATCTGAAAGAGAAGATTTAAATAGGAGAATAGCAGAAAATGATCAATTTGATTTAAATAAAGATTATGTTTGTGAATATAAAAAGATTCTTGAATGTTTTTTAAATAAGATGCAGGTTACGCCATCTTTTGGATGGCGTATATAA
- a CDS encoding chromosome replication/partitioning protein produces the protein MNIQLNKRNLSTDNDVMVRYKSLKSQLTINVKSEICSRLETMKILKEIKDNEYYKLDGYKSFEDFTKDYKLAKTQAYDYLRIANAIEEGIIEEEFLVQNGFRQTLFVIRNKKGLTIKKSKQNWIKPLRFQLKKQESYDFYKKHAKFTSFMMDEIFENQKDFLNKLLKKYKELKG, from the coding sequence ATGAATATACAATTAAATAAAAGAAATTTATCTACTGATAACGATGTTATGGTTAGGTATAAATCGTTAAAATCTCAATTAACTATAAATGTTAAATCTGAAATTTGTTCTAGATTAGAGACAATGAAAATTTTAAAAGAGATTAAAGATAATGAATATTATAAACTAGACGGATATAAAAGTTTTGAAGATTTCACAAAAGACTACAAACTAGCAAAAACCCAAGCTTATGATTATCTAAGAATTGCTAATGCTATAGAAGAGGGAATAATAGAGGAAGAATTTTTAGTACAAAATGGATTTAGACAAACTCTTTTTGTAATAAGGAATAAAAAAGGCCTAACAATAAAAAAATCCAAACAAAATTGGATAAAACCTCTAAGATTTCAGCTTAAAAAACAAGAAAGCTATGATTTTTATAAAAAACATGCCAAATTTACAAGTTTTATGATGGATGAGATTTTTGAAAATCAAAAGGATTTTCTTAATAAGCTTCTAAAAAAATATAAAGAATTAAAAGGATAA
- the bdr gene encoding Bdr family repetitive protein, with translation MSNLAHNAVKIKNIRLEFLNKGFSEEAIDFVFLHNDNYNFEYLKEKLIDVEKTLRKDISNLDTKIDNEVKNLRKDLNMGNRLIHFMILVAAIFGPILNALFMKYLQYIK, from the coding sequence ATGAGTAATTTAGCCCACAATGCTGTTAAAATAAAAAATATAAGGTTAGAATTTTTAAATAAAGGGTTTAGCGAAGAGGCAATAGATTTTGTTTTTCTTCACAATGATAATTACAACTTTGAGTATTTAAAAGAGAAGTTGATTGATGTAGAGAAGACTTTACGAAAAGACATATCTAATTTAGATACTAAGATAGATAATGAAGTAAAGAATTTACGTAAAGATCTTAATATGGGGAACAGATTAATACATTTTATGATACTTGTAGCGGCCATTTTTGGACCAATTTTAAATGCTTTATTTATGAAATATTTACAATATATTAAATAA